The following proteins are encoded in a genomic region of Anaerolineae bacterium:
- a CDS encoding 2-oxoglutarate oxidoreductase, alpha subunit codes for MAKELLKGNIAMAEAAIRAGLEGYFGYPITPQTELLEWMSERMPALGRAFLQAESEVAAINMLYGAACTGARVMTSSSSPGISLMMEGLSYIAGTEVPVVIIDVVRGGPGLGNIAPSQGDYNQIVHGGGHGDYHPIVLAPASVQEAIDLVVLAFDLAEKYRTIVFVMADGNIGQMMEPAELPPMRPLRSEYPDWAVRGAMGSERRILSSIYIDPKDEEVTNYRLMQVWNQIQANEIRYREYFLDDAEYMVIGFGTAGRIALSAVRMARAEGIKVGLLRPITLSPFPAPQIENLVQRLKGLLVVEMNAGQMLEDVLKIVKGRVPVEFYGRMGGMVPFPDEILAEIQRMSHEDIPLDGDPRQRWMKRLAPVIHWQN; via the coding sequence ATGGCGAAAGAGCTTTTGAAAGGCAATATTGCCATGGCAGAAGCTGCCATTCGGGCGGGGCTCGAGGGGTATTTTGGCTATCCGATTACCCCTCAAACCGAACTATTGGAATGGATGTCCGAACGTATGCCGGCTTTAGGGCGCGCCTTCTTGCAGGCAGAAAGTGAAGTCGCCGCAATCAACATGCTCTATGGCGCAGCGTGCACTGGGGCGCGGGTGATGACATCCTCCTCCAGTCCGGGTATTTCTTTGATGATGGAAGGCCTCTCGTATATTGCCGGTACGGAAGTACCGGTGGTCATCATTGATGTTGTGCGCGGTGGACCAGGTTTAGGCAACATTGCTCCTTCACAAGGGGATTACAACCAGATTGTGCATGGTGGAGGGCATGGGGATTATCATCCCATTGTCCTTGCTCCAGCCAGCGTCCAGGAAGCTATCGACCTGGTTGTCCTGGCTTTCGATCTGGCTGAAAAATACCGCACCATTGTTTTTGTGATGGCAGACGGAAACATTGGGCAAATGATGGAGCCGGCTGAATTGCCTCCCATGCGTCCGCTCCGCAGCGAGTATCCCGACTGGGCAGTGCGCGGCGCAATGGGCAGCGAGCGACGAATTCTCAGTTCGATCTACATCGATCCCAAAGATGAGGAAGTCACCAACTACCGCCTCATGCAGGTCTGGAATCAAATCCAGGCAAACGAAATCCGCTATCGAGAGTATTTCCTGGACGACGCAGAGTATATGGTGATCGGATTTGGGACTGCCGGAAGGATTGCCCTTTCTGCGGTGCGCATGGCGCGGGCAGAAGGGATCAAGGTGGGTCTCTTACGCCCCATCACCCTGAGCCCATTCCCCGCTCCTCAAATTGAAAACCTTGTTCAACGCCTCAAAGGCTTGTTGGTCGTCGAGATGAATGCCGGTCAAATGCTGGAGGATGTCCTGAAAATTGTGAAGGGGCGCGTGCCGGTGGAATTTTACGGGCGGATGGGCGGGATGGTACCTTTCCCCGACGAAATCCTGGCTGAAATCCAACGGATGAGTCACGAAGACATTCCGCTAGATGGCGATCCCCGGCAACGGTGGATGAAACGTCTGGCTCCCGTCATCCATTGGCAAAATTAG
- a CDS encoding Maltose/maltodextrin ABC transporter, substrate binding periplasmic protein MalE, which produces MVGWVYNQGVRIQWNRTSWFITTVQRLVFLLLGFSLASGGCGPVGQIQTTEMPPTASPTPIPSPTLSPTPNIIEGTVTIWHSWDETQRSILFRTISVFQSTYPQVQFDVLYVPALDLATRFEEAMSQGAGPTILIAPAQWGGRFYEQGFLVDFGNRNLDSITTLLNQAALETGVYYGKRLSVPITMNGVVLYRNKTILPTAAQTFEQMRAFATTATQAGTVGADLERSFFFSGGHLLGLGGLLLNAEGLPGFQQDDYRYALEWLDLLKAFEQVGVTEFNSDNDLRLFQEGRAGLIVEGSWNRYLLAGEVGPLNLAIDPWPTYKTGRLAGFVQSEGVFLTRQTLNEEDEISWLFLQSLFSPEALSNLGNVGLIPAIGTEQLVENGGVINIGDPFVTQSIVAFESGVAYPSLPEMEIVEKQMDVILRAVFFQGMNQRAAMQQAYERILADINAQRSSSTPSP; this is translated from the coding sequence GTGGTGGGTTGGGTTTATAATCAAGGTGTGCGCATTCAGTGGAATCGGACATCCTGGTTTATTACTACCGTCCAGCGGCTGGTTTTTCTGCTACTTGGGTTCAGTTTGGCAAGCGGCGGTTGTGGCCCGGTGGGTCAAATTCAAACGACAGAGATGCCTCCCACCGCCTCACCAACCCCTATCCCTTCCCCTACTCTCTCGCCAACCCCCAATATTATCGAAGGCACAGTTACGATCTGGCACTCCTGGGATGAAACCCAACGTTCCATCTTGTTTCGCACGATTTCGGTTTTTCAATCCACGTATCCTCAGGTCCAATTTGACGTTCTCTATGTTCCCGCTTTAGACCTGGCTACCCGGTTTGAGGAGGCAATGAGTCAGGGGGCCGGACCGACCATCCTGATTGCCCCAGCACAGTGGGGAGGCAGGTTCTACGAGCAAGGTTTTCTTGTTGATTTTGGCAATCGCAACCTGGATTCAATAACCACCCTATTGAATCAAGCCGCCCTCGAAACAGGTGTCTATTATGGCAAACGCCTGAGTGTGCCCATCACAATGAACGGCGTAGTTCTCTACCGGAATAAGACGATTCTCCCCACCGCTGCCCAGACCTTCGAGCAAATGCGGGCGTTTGCAACCACCGCAACCCAAGCCGGCACGGTTGGTGCAGACCTAGAACGCAGTTTTTTCTTTTCCGGAGGCCATCTGCTGGGGCTGGGAGGTTTGCTGCTCAATGCCGAGGGGTTGCCAGGCTTTCAGCAGGATGATTACCGCTATGCACTGGAGTGGTTGGATTTACTGAAGGCATTTGAACAGGTTGGGGTGACCGAATTTAATTCAGATAACGACCTGAGACTTTTTCAGGAAGGGCGGGCTGGTCTGATTGTGGAAGGAAGTTGGAATCGCTATTTATTGGCTGGAGAGGTTGGCCCATTGAACCTGGCAATTGACCCCTGGCCAACTTACAAAACCGGCAGGCTGGCAGGATTTGTGCAAAGCGAAGGGGTTTTTCTGACTCGCCAGACGCTAAATGAGGAGGATGAGATTTCCTGGCTGTTCCTCCAAAGCCTGTTTAGTCCCGAAGCCCTCTCCAACCTGGGCAATGTTGGCTTGATCCCGGCTATTGGCACCGAACAGTTGGTCGAAAACGGTGGGGTGATCAACATTGGCGACCCTTTTGTCACCCAGTCAATTGTGGCTTTTGAAAGCGGTGTTGCCTACCCGAGTTTACCAGAGATGGAGATTGTGGAAAAACAGATGGATGTGATCTTACGGGCTGTTTTCTTTCAAGGGATGAATCAACGCGCGGCTATGCAGCAAGCCTACGAACGCATCCTCGCCGATATCAACGCCCAACGTTCTTCTTCTACCCCCTCTCCCTGA
- a CDS encoding Outer membrane autotransporter barrel → MKFTIRTFHLILTVIFLSGCSKVLPEPTATPTATPEPTSTPLPTDTPTPLPTETPTQIPTNTPFPTLPPLPPLPTEAPPTPTVLAGTKPIYIYFIQKGGGGNVACGDSLVYYYTGKYRTDDVEADIKTALQNLFFYKTAEFGNAYNPLYKSKLNVVSVQLMDGSVEIELSGEIKLTDDPCDPNRIYAMLIATVRQFPGVGTPKFSLNGVGIKNYLQ, encoded by the coding sequence ATGAAATTTACCATTCGAACTTTCCACTTAATTTTGACTGTCATTTTCCTGTCAGGTTGTAGCAAGGTGCTTCCTGAGCCAACCGCCACACCGACGGCAACACCCGAGCCCACCTCAACCCCCTTGCCTACCGATACCCCTACCCCTTTGCCGACCGAAACGCCCACGCAAATCCCCACCAATACACCTTTCCCGACCCTGCCGCCTTTGCCGCCCCTGCCCACTGAAGCGCCGCCAACCCCGACCGTTTTGGCTGGCACGAAGCCGATTTATATTTATTTCATCCAAAAGGGCGGTGGTGGAAATGTCGCCTGCGGTGACTCGCTGGTCTATTACTACACTGGAAAATATCGCACCGATGACGTTGAAGCCGATATTAAAACTGCTTTACAAAATCTCTTCTTTTACAAGACGGCCGAGTTTGGCAATGCATATAACCCGCTCTATAAATCCAAATTGAATGTGGTGAGCGTCCAATTAATGGATGGTTCGGTAGAAATCGAATTGAGCGGTGAGATCAAACTGACCGATGACCCCTGCGATCCAAACCGCATTTATGCCATGCTGATTGCCACCGTGCGCCAGTTTCCCGGCGTGGGGACGCCTAAATTCAGCTTAAACGGGGTGGGAATTAAGAATTACTTGCAATAA
- a CDS encoding 2-oxoglutarate oxidoreductase, gamma subunit gives MQTEILIAGFGGQGVLFAGQILAYAAMDAGREVTWIPSYGPEMRGGTANCTVIISDEEIGSPLVRNPTAVIALNLPSLEKYEPLVKPGGVLIVNSSLVNRGPQRRDIDNVFIPVNEIAERLGNRRLLNMVAVGALLAKLPVLTLEQIKQALEDHLPERHKKFMQANLLALQEGADFALKPDQVKVA, from the coding sequence ATGCAAACAGAGATCTTAATTGCCGGCTTTGGAGGGCAGGGCGTTCTGTTCGCCGGGCAAATCCTCGCTTACGCAGCGATGGATGCCGGGCGCGAGGTGACCTGGATTCCATCCTATGGACCCGAGATGCGAGGGGGTACTGCCAACTGTACCGTAATTATTTCCGACGAAGAAATCGGCTCTCCGCTGGTGCGAAACCCAACCGCAGTCATCGCCTTGAACTTACCCTCTTTAGAGAAATATGAACCGCTGGTCAAACCCGGCGGGGTATTGATCGTCAATTCCTCGCTGGTCAACCGTGGCCCTCAGCGCCGGGATATTGACAATGTCTTCATCCCGGTGAATGAAATCGCTGAACGATTGGGCAATCGGCGCCTGTTGAACATGGTGGCGGTTGGGGCTTTGCTGGCAAAGTTGCCGGTTCTAACCCTGGAGCAGATCAAACAGGCTCTGGAAGACCATTTGCCAGAGCGCCACAAAAAATTTATGCAAGCAAATTTGCTCGCCTTACAAGAAGGCGCCGACTTTGCCCTGAAGCCGGACCAGGTCAAAGTAGCCTGA
- a CDS encoding 2-oxoglutarate oxidoreductase, beta subunit has translation METTLSAQIVYQRPQSLTEATMHYCPGCTHGIAHRLIAEVMDEMGIRERTIGVAPVGCSVFAYNYFDCDFVEAAHGRAPAMATGIKRLLPDRIVFTYQGDGDLASIGMGEIVHAAGRGENITVIFINNAIYGMTSGQMAPTTLPGQKTTSSPQGRDVETMGYPLRMAELLSNLDGAGYVVRRSLHDPKNIRMAKKAIRLAFETQLRGLGFSMVELLSTCSTNWGLSPIESLKWLEEHMIPYYPIGDFKVAEALKDLKV, from the coding sequence GTGGAAACCACGCTTTCAGCTCAAATTGTCTATCAGAGACCGCAGTCGCTTACCGAAGCCACCATGCACTATTGTCCTGGCTGTACGCATGGCATCGCCCATCGCCTGATTGCTGAGGTGATGGATGAAATGGGCATTCGTGAGCGCACCATCGGCGTCGCTCCGGTGGGTTGTTCGGTCTTTGCGTACAATTATTTCGACTGCGACTTTGTCGAAGCCGCCCATGGGCGTGCTCCAGCCATGGCAACCGGCATCAAGCGCCTGCTTCCCGATCGGATCGTCTTCACCTATCAGGGAGATGGCGACCTGGCTTCGATCGGGATGGGAGAGATCGTGCATGCCGCTGGTCGGGGCGAAAATATCACCGTGATCTTCATCAACAACGCCATCTATGGCATGACCAGTGGCCAGATGGCGCCTACCACCCTGCCCGGTCAAAAAACGACCTCTTCACCACAAGGGCGCGATGTAGAGACGATGGGATACCCCTTGAGAATGGCCGAATTGCTCTCCAACCTGGATGGCGCCGGATATGTCGTGCGGCGTAGCCTGCACGACCCGAAAAACATCCGTATGGCAAAAAAGGCGATCCGTTTAGCTTTTGAAACGCAACTGCGCGGTCTTGGCTTTTCGATGGTCGAATTGCTGTCAACCTGTAGCACCAATTGGGGACTTTCGCCCATCGAATCCCTCAAATGGCTGGAAGAGCATATGATCCCTTATTACCCGATAGGGGATTTCAAAGTTGCTGAGGCGCTCAAAGACCTGAAGGTGTAA
- a CDS encoding Lead, cadmium, zinc and mercury transporting ATPase: MATLQPPLQTVEIPIQGMDCAECTRHVQQAIAALPGVKAVEVYLATEKARVTLDVAQVDLHAIQSAVERSGYRVPRSSYLSATRNLDRKLKMMLAIAFSGVFLLVVFGEGLGLFEKINAFLPAPLGLALVLALGSPVFVRVLRATVKRRITSHTLMSLGALAALYVQDWMAALIVILFMHVGAYIERFTTQQARQAIRALATLTPRLARVERDGEEIETSIEYVKEKEIVIVRPGERIPVDGIVLSGQATIDQSTITGEAMPVEAFAGCSVYAATLVKSGSLRIQTRRVGEDTTFGRIVHLVSEAEANRGEVQQLADRFSMYYLPLVASIAILTLLFSRNPLAAVAVLVVACSCSIALATPIAYLATIGVSAKRGIVVKGGKYIETLAQASVLLVDKTGTLTVGKPEITDILALDGMPAEELLTLAAAAERYSEHPLAEAVLEAAKARGLALLPAQQFESFPGLGVRARVEGMLVEVGNQRFLPSSAGLPIAESLEKDGKTLLFIAIEGELRGLIAARDRLRPEVLEAFEQIRVLGIQTIEILSGDHERAAEALAQSLRVPARANLLPQDKIEIVKRYQQAGQKVIMVGDGVNDAPALAQADVGIAMAGAGSDLAIEAAHIALLREDWRLIPELLRTARRTMRVVRMNLLFTALYNLIGISLAALGLLPPTVAAAAQSLPDLGILANSARLIRQTTSEEQNARRE, translated from the coding sequence ATGGCGACACTGCAACCTCCCCTACAGACAGTTGAAATCCCGATTCAGGGAATGGACTGTGCAGAATGCACCCGCCACGTCCAGCAAGCCATTGCAGCCTTACCGGGCGTGAAAGCTGTAGAGGTGTACCTGGCGACTGAAAAAGCGCGCGTCACCCTGGATGTGGCTCAGGTAGATTTGCACGCGATCCAGAGCGCCGTTGAAAGGAGCGGTTATCGCGTTCCTCGTTCATCATACCTATCCGCAACTCGCAACCTCGATCGCAAGCTGAAGATGATGCTTGCCATTGCCTTTAGCGGGGTGTTCCTGCTGGTAGTTTTCGGCGAGGGATTGGGGTTGTTTGAAAAAATCAATGCCTTTCTGCCTGCTCCGCTTGGCCTGGCTCTGGTTTTGGCGCTCGGTTCGCCTGTTTTTGTTCGGGTGCTGCGCGCAACGGTGAAAAGGCGCATCACTTCGCATACCTTGATGAGTCTGGGAGCGCTGGCGGCCCTCTATGTGCAAGACTGGATGGCGGCCCTGATTGTGATCCTCTTTATGCATGTCGGCGCCTACATCGAAAGGTTCACCACGCAACAAGCCCGCCAGGCTATCCGGGCCCTGGCAACCCTTACCCCTCGGTTGGCGCGGGTGGAGCGCGACGGGGAAGAGATTGAAACCTCAATCGAATATGTCAAAGAAAAAGAGATCGTGATCGTCCGACCGGGCGAGAGAATCCCCGTCGATGGAATCGTACTCTCCGGGCAGGCTACGATCGATCAATCGACCATCACCGGCGAAGCGATGCCGGTCGAGGCTTTTGCAGGGTGTTCGGTTTATGCGGCAACCCTCGTCAAAAGCGGCAGTCTCCGCATCCAGACCAGGCGGGTGGGTGAAGACACCACCTTTGGGCGCATTGTCCATTTAGTCTCAGAGGCAGAAGCGAATCGGGGAGAAGTTCAACAGCTTGCTGACCGCTTCAGCATGTATTACCTCCCCCTTGTCGCCAGCATCGCGATATTAACCCTGCTCTTCAGCCGCAACCCACTCGCCGCAGTTGCGGTGCTGGTCGTTGCCTGTTCCTGTTCGATTGCTCTGGCTACCCCCATCGCTTACCTAGCTACCATCGGGGTCAGCGCCAAACGGGGAATCGTGGTCAAAGGGGGCAAATATATCGAGACGTTAGCCCAGGCTTCGGTGCTTTTGGTGGATAAAACAGGAACCTTGACCGTCGGCAAGCCAGAGATCACCGACATCCTGGCCCTGGATGGAATGCCTGCCGAAGAGTTGCTCACTTTGGCGGCAGCCGCCGAGCGTTATTCAGAACATCCCCTTGCTGAAGCTGTCCTTGAAGCAGCAAAAGCACGCGGGCTTGCCCTTCTGCCAGCACAGCAATTCGAGTCCTTTCCCGGTTTGGGGGTGCGCGCCCGCGTGGAAGGAATGCTGGTCGAAGTCGGCAATCAGCGTTTTCTTCCGAGTAGCGCCGGCTTACCGATCGCTGAAAGCCTTGAGAAGGACGGAAAAACCCTGCTATTTATCGCCATCGAAGGGGAACTGCGCGGTTTGATCGCAGCCAGAGATCGCCTGCGCCCTGAAGTGTTGGAAGCCTTTGAGCAAATAAGGGTTCTGGGAATTCAAACCATCGAAATCTTGAGCGGCGATCATGAGCGCGCCGCAGAAGCGCTGGCTCAATCTCTCAGAGTCCCAGCCCGAGCTAACTTATTGCCCCAGGATAAGATCGAGATTGTCAAACGGTATCAGCAAGCGGGACAAAAAGTGATCATGGTCGGGGACGGGGTGAACGATGCTCCGGCGCTTGCTCAGGCGGATGTCGGCATTGCCATGGCGGGCGCCGGCAGCGATCTGGCCATCGAGGCGGCCCACATCGCTTTGCTGCGCGAAGATTGGCGGTTAATCCCGGAACTGTTGCGCACCGCCCGGCGCACGATGCGGGTTGTGCGAATGAATTTGCTCTTTACCGCCCTCTACAACTTGATCGGCATTTCTCTGGCTGCGCTGGGGCTATTGCCGCCCACGGTTGCCGCCGCCGCGCAATCGTTGCCCGATTTAGGCATCCTGGCGAACTCAGCGCGCCTCATCAGGCAAACAACATCTGAAGAGCAAAATGCCCGGCGGGAGTGA
- a CDS encoding putative 2-oxoglutarate oxidoreductase, delta subunit, with translation MPAKGWIEVNEVYCKGCELCVSECPQHVLALDMGRLTPKGYHPVALIGEGCTGCGICAIMCPEAALTVYRAAPQKVAVSA, from the coding sequence ATGCCCGCAAAGGGATGGATCGAGGTCAACGAAGTGTACTGTAAAGGTTGTGAATTGTGCGTCAGCGAATGCCCTCAACACGTGCTTGCCCTGGATATGGGGCGTTTAACCCCCAAAGGCTATCACCCGGTTGCTTTAATCGGTGAAGGCTGTACAGGATGTGGCATTTGCGCCATCATGTGCCCCGAAGCAGCACTGACCGTTTATCGCGCAGCACCCCAAAAAGTAGCTGTCAGCGCCTGA